The Bacteroidales bacterium genome includes the window TTCCAGTGATCTTTCACAGGTTTTACGGACATTTTCCTTTTATGATGCCATTGATGCTGATTCTTTTTTCCGGAGCATTGAATGGGTAGAGGCTGATTTATTCGATGTTGAGGAATTGGCAGAACAACTGGAAGGATGCGATTATGTGTTCCATACTGCTGCAGTGGTGTCTTTTCAGGGTGGTAATAAGCAACAGATGCTTCGTACCAATGTTGAAGGGACGGCTAATATGGTAAATGTCTGTCTGAAAAAAATGCTACCCTTATGTTTTGTCAGTTCTATTGCGGCTTTAGGACGTGCTGAGCCCGGGCATCCGGCTACGGAGGAAGATATATGGCAGACGTCTGATCATCGGTCTCCTTATTCCTGCAGTAAATATCAGTCGGAAATGGAAGTTTGGCGTGGTGTGGCCGAAGGTTTAAATGCCGTGATAGTGAATCCGTCCGTGATTTTAGGACCTGGAAACTGGGAAAAAGGGAGTCTGACTTTTTTCTCCAGGGTATATAAAGGTATGCGCTTTCATACATCAGGAATTACAGGATTTGTGGATGTGCGTGATGTTGCCGGCTGTATGGTCGGATTGATGGAACGGGAATGTTTCGGGGAACGTTTTATCCTTTCATCCGGTGAACTGAGTTATCATCAGTTATTCGACATGATAGCCGAAGGGCTGCATGTAAAGAAACCTATGATGGAAGCCCGCCCCTGGATGTTGAATACCGCTTATCGTTTGTTGAAGCCGGTAAGTAAATTAACCGGTAAGAGTCCTGCATTGACTAAAGAAACCGCTCATTCTGCTTTTCAGCAACTTTTTTATTCCAATGAAAAAATAAGGAAGACGCTTTTTCCATTTGAGTTTATTCCATTACAACAAACCATAGAAGATTGTTGTCGGTATTTTCTCCAACAAAAACAGGAATCTCTTAAATAACAAACTATTTTATTCGTGGTATTGCGAATAAGTATGATGGAAAACCAGAATTGGGCTGAATTCAGCCCAATTCTGGTTTTTAAGGTCTACGCTGGTCAATCTTCAGCGCAGACGGGGTCAGGAAAGCCACACCTCCGATCAGGATCAGTATGGCTCCGCTAATAATGAAAGATGTGGTAATACCGATATTGTCGGCAAAAAAGCCGATTCCGGCTACACCTATCATCGAGGGAATAAGGCTCATGGTGAAAAACAGGGAGAATATCCTTCCCAATACCACCGGATCGACATTGGTCTGTATGATGGCTGTGAATGACGAGTTATAAACTGCTCCGGAAATGCCTCCTATGGCTGTGAACACGGCAAACAGTACAAATCCGTCGGACGAAAGGATCCCTGAGAATAAAAACGTTAATCCCAGTAACAGGTACATAGCATTGACCAATATCACTTTGTTGATCCGGTATACTTTCGCTCCCATGACAGCTCCTCCGGCCAGAGCGCCGATGCTCCAAAGGATTTCGATCAGGCTGACCTGAAAAGCATCGCCGCCGAAATGTTTGATGGTCATCAACGGGAACAATACGCTTACAGGCATGATAAAAAAGGTGGCGAGGATGGAAAACAGGAATATCCAGCTTAGTCCGCGGTTGCTTAATACAGTCATGAAACCTTCTTTCATTTCATGCAGTACATGTTTTTTTTCTTCTTTTCTTTCCGGATCGGGAATATGGACAAAAAGCAAAGAAGTAACCGCACAAAAGGCGCCTATGACATCCAGCATCAGGACGTATTCCATGTCCCATATAACGATAAAAAGGGCACCCAATGCAGGTCCTGCAATATTGGCGATGGAGCTGATTATCTGATTAATACCGGCGATGCGTCCTAGTTGTTCGGAAGGGGCCAGGAGAGGAACTGATGCCTGCATGGCCGGCATATGGAAGGCGGAGCCAATAGACCGTAATCCCAGCAAAATGAAAATATGCCACATTTCTGCGATATCGAACCAAAAGAGTATAGCAAGTATAAAAGTACAGAAAGCGATGAAGCTGTCGGCCAACATCATGACTCTTTTCCGGTTCCAACGGTCGATAAAAACGCCGCTGAAAGGGCCCAGCACGGCCTGTGGTAATAAAGCTGCAATAGTAGCCCATGCCAGCATTCCGGCTGATTCGGTCTCAATGCTGATCCATAAGATGATGGCAAAATTAACGATGGTGCTGCTGAGGATGGAGAGGAACTGTCCTGTCCATATAATGGCAAAAACTTTTTTCCAACTGTTCATGTGATAAAAATATGGACCCGTTTGATGTACGGATCGGAATAAAATAAATATGAAAAATAAGATATTTACTGTACTTGATAGGAGAATGTGTACAGTCTGAAGAATTTCCCTAAAAAGGGTTCACCTACCTCAACCGGTGAAAAATTACCATTTTATAAATGCCACACATAAACGTAAAATTTGGGGAGGCAAATATAGAAAAATATTTTCAGGTATTACAAACAGTATGGATAATTTTTATAAGGATGATAAAAACAGCCAACAAAACTACACATTATCAAAAATGCAGTTAAAAAGACGGATAAACTTTTAAGAAAACTTATTCTCCTACGATCAGGGAAAAATCTTCCTCCAGAGGCTCATTTTTTATAAAATCATATAAGGTTATTCTACGGACAG containing:
- a CDS encoding NAD-dependent epimerase/dehydratase family protein; translated protein: MSAVAFVTGGTGLVGTHLILALLQAGYRVRALKRPSSDLSQVLRTFSFYDAIDADSFFRSIEWVEADLFDVEELAEQLEGCDYVFHTAAVVSFQGGNKQQMLRTNVEGTANMVNVCLKKMLPLCFVSSIAALGRAEPGHPATEEDIWQTSDHRSPYSCSKYQSEMEVWRGVAEGLNAVIVNPSVILGPGNWEKGSLTFFSRVYKGMRFHTSGITGFVDVRDVAGCMVGLMERECFGERFILSSGELSYHQLFDMIAEGLHVKKPMMEARPWMLNTAYRLLKPVSKLTGKSPALTKETAHSAFQQLFYSNEKIRKTLFPFEFIPLQQTIEDCCRYFLQQKQESLK
- a CDS encoding MFS transporter, which encodes MNSWKKVFAIIWTGQFLSILSSTIVNFAIILWISIETESAGMLAWATIAALLPQAVLGPFSGVFIDRWNRKRVMMLADSFIAFCTFILAILFWFDIAEMWHIFILLGLRSIGSAFHMPAMQASVPLLAPSEQLGRIAGINQIISSIANIAGPALGALFIVIWDMEYVLMLDVIGAFCAVTSLLFVHIPDPERKEEKKHVLHEMKEGFMTVLSNRGLSWIFLFSILATFFIMPVSVLFPLMTIKHFGGDAFQVSLIEILWSIGALAGGAVMGAKVYRINKVILVNAMYLLLGLTFLFSGILSSDGFVLFAVFTAIGGISGAVYNSSFTAIIQTNVDPVVLGRIFSLFFTMSLIPSMIGVAGIGFFADNIGITTSFIISGAILILIGGVAFLTPSALKIDQRRP